Part of the Chloroflexota bacterium genome is shown below.
GTTGAAAATCGTGACAGCAATCAGGATCTCCTCCCCCGGATCACAAATAAGCCGAGGGCTCGCAGAGCTGCGAGCCTATACCCAAAAAGAGAGCGTTGAACAACAGGGGTTCCAAGGGGGCGTAGCCCCTTTGGCAAGGGTCTCTCGGATGTGCCCCACCAAGATTGTGTGTGTCGACGTGCGGTCAATGGTCAGATCCCTCTTTTCCCACCGGAGCGGGGGTAGTCCAGAAGGGGATCACCCCCTTCTGGGAGGGTTCTAGAGCTCCGCCCTAGCTTCACTCCCCCCTCTCCCGCTTTGCGGGAGAGGGGGCCAGGGGGTGAGGGCACCCCACAAAAAAGCCCGCAGGGCTACTTTGAGCCCCCTGCGGGGGTTTGGGGGGGATATGCAACACTCTCTCTAATTAGGATGAAAAGCGCAAGGGGCGCGTGGTCACCTCCGCCCCCTTGTCTATAGCCTTCTCTCCTTTGATACCCCTGACCAGCTCGAAGGCACGGGCAACCTGTTCATCGTTGCCCTCCAGCACGAGCACCACAGAGCCCTCAGAGCCAGCGATACCCCCAGAAGCTACATGGGTAGCTGTCACACCGCTCAAGATATGTAAAGATTGGATCTCGGTGATGACCGTGGCATTGACCAGGGGCATCAATCCAACCGGGCTGCCCAAGCTATACTTAAAACGGAATATACCACACTTCCTTGAGGCCTCAATCACTGATGGGACCATCTTCTCCAAGCCCACCGGTACGATCAGATGTGATCCGCGCGCCAGCAGTATACCCAGGACAGCCCCAATCGTTCCCCCCGTGTCATCAGCTGTCAGGACACCGGCATATCCCTGAGGATCAACGGCATTCCCTCCTTTGATGAATACGTCATTGCCGTCAAACTCCTTGACGATCTCCAGCAAGGATGTGTTGACCACTTGCCCCCGGCGGAAAATGCATGGGGAAGTGCGCCGCTCCCGCGGAGTCTCAGCCAACTGTCCAGCCGCGATGACACCGGCGGCGTAATCAAACTTGGAAAGGGGCTTCCCCAGCACCTCTTCGGCGATGAAGGCGTTGGTAGTCCCGGCCGCAATTGCCAGGCGACCATGCTCCCTTGCCCAGCGAACCTGCGGTAGGGTGACCACCGCTTTGGCGATCAGCCGTTTCGACTCGGCCGGAGTCAGCACGATGATTCCACGCACTTCCGGAGATATTTCGGGTGGTTTGTTTGCTATTGAACGGCTCATAAATCAATCCTCCATCAGTAAGTTTCACTGGAACCGGACTGGCTCTACGTCAGACAAACAGGTCGTCATCTTGCCTTCAGGACAGCGGCAGGTCCGGGCCCTTAAACAAGCTCGGTGCGAAGCACGCCCATGATCAGCTCATCGATATAACGGCCGTTATTATAGGTATGCTCACGCAAGCGACCTTCTTCTCTAAAGCCACATTTCTTATAACAAGCTATAGCTCTGGCATTAAAATCGGCTACCCGCAGGTATATCCGCTGTAGATTCATCTTCTCAAAGGCAAAGCGTACCATTGTTTTAATCACATCAGTGCCATAGCCTTTGTCCCAGTAATCTTTTTCACCGATCATTATACCCAACTCAGCATGGCGTGCCGGCCAATTGATATGGTGGAGACCCACGTTGCCGATTAAGAGCCCCTCTTTAGTTTCGATGGCAAAGACCTTATCCGTTTGGCTCCCTTGTACTCTTTGGAAGAACTCTTCGGCATCGGCCCTGGAGTAGGGATATATCCTCTCAGGATAATATTGCATGACCTCAGCATCGTTAAACCAGCGGCACCAGTGATCGAGGTCCTCCCGCTCCAGCGATCGCAGCTTGACCTTCTCACCCTGTATCACACCTTACGCTCCTTCCAACCACAACTCTCAGAAGTCCCCTAACTATGGTCAGGACAGCAAGCGACCAGGTTCGCCGTAGGGAGATTATACTGGTGCACGAACCCATACGCAAGACGATGGAAACTGCTATAATGCGGCGAGATATTCTGAGTCTGGGAGACAAACGGTGATCAAGGGTGAGTTGGTACACCTGCTTAGAAAGGCAGGGGAAAGGGCAAAGACAACAGGTGCCCTTCCTGACCTAGATATAAATGACATTCCTATCGAGTGCCCCTCAAATCCAGCGTATGGAGACTATGCCAGCAGCTTACCCTTGAAACTTGCTAGAGCGGCACGCCTGAATCCCCTGTCCATAGCGAAGATTCTGGCTGACCACCTGCCGCGAGCGGAACTCGTAGGGAAGCTAGAGGTGGCCCCACCGGGTTTTCTCAATTTCACGCTCAGTGACGCCTGGCTGGCCAAGCAGGTGGACGTCATCCTCGAGGCTGGCCCAGATTATGGCCGAATCGGCCTCGGCCGGGGGGCCAAGATACAGATAGAATTTGGCAGCGCCAATCCAACGGGACCACTCACCGCTGCCTTTGGGCGCGGTGGTACCCTGGGAGACGTCTTAGGAAATATCCTGACGAAAGCCGGCTACCGGGTCACCCGTGAATATTATGTAAATGATGCGGGCAGCCGAATGGACGCTTTCAATAACTCCATCTACGCTCGTTATCTCCAGCAGCTGGGACAGACAGCCCAAATGCCCACCGATGGCTATTACGGCCACTATATGATCGACCTGGCCAAGGAGATTGTCGCCGAGTATGGCCACTCTTTTCAGCCGCTACCTCCTGAGCAGGCTGCCGCCGAACTGGGTAAGATTGCTATGACAAAGATCTTAAACTCAGCACGCTCAGACCTGGCCGCCCTGGGCATCAACTATGACGTCTGGTTCAGCGAGCAAAGCCTTTTCGAGCGTAGCCTGGTTGACAAGACGCTGGAGATGCTCCGGGAGAGAGGCTACTTGGAGGAGCGAGAGGGCGCTATCTGGTTCGCCTCCACGGCCATGGGGGAGGACAAGGATAACGTCCTCGTCCGCAGCACAGGCATACCCACCTACTTCGCTACCGATATAGCCTATCATTATGACAAGTTTGTGGAGCGTGGGTTCGAGTGGGTCATCGACATCTGGGGCGCTGATCACCAGGGACACGTTCCCCGCATGAAAGCGGCCATCGCCGCCTTGGGTATCCCAGAGGAAAAGCTACGAATAATCATCCATCAGATGGTCACCCTCCGGCGCGGCGCTGAGATCGTCCGCATGTCCAAACGCAGTGGTGACCTCATCACTCTGGGCGAAGTACTCGATGAGGTGGGTGCAGATGCCTGCCGCTTTTTCTTCCTCTCCCGTTCAGCTGACAGCCAGATGGACTTCGACCTTGACCTGGCTAAGACCCAGTCGGCCGAAAACCCCGTATATTACGTTCAATATGCCCACGCCCGTATCGCTAGCATCTTGCGCTACGCCGGAGAGCGCGATCTGAGTGATGCCGATCTCCGCCTACTGCGGAAAGAGCCAGAATTACTCCTCATAAAAAAGATGCTTCTTCTGCCTGAGCTGGTCGAGACCATCGCCCAGCAGCTGGAACCACACCTGTTACCGTACTACGCCCAAGACCTGGCCACCGTCTTTCACGCCTTCTATAAGCAGTGCCGTGTCGTCTCTAAAGATCAAGCCCTCTCCAAGGCCCGCCTTAAGCTGGTAAGGGCAGCCAAAATAGTGCTGGCCAACACCTTAAACCTTATGGGAATACATGCGCCCGATCATATGTAGCGCAACGATCAACCCCGATTTGGGGTGAGATACTTGCGCTGAAACTTGCCCCACGTCGTAGCCAGATGGACAAGGGGGGTAGACGTCCTACCGCTTACTTTGCCCTCGCTTAAGGCCACCAGGAACTCCTGCGCCGTATCAAATGACGGCAGATCAACATAGGTGCGGCCGATTTCACAGGCCATATGCGCATCGCTTCCCCCGCCAGAGAGTAGATTATGTCTCTGAGCAAAGGAAAGGGCACGGCGATTATCCTCAGGCAGAGTAACCCTGGAGTTGAACACCTCTATGATATCAATCAAGGGCACCATCTTCAGAAGAATTGTTTCCTTCAACCGTGAGCGGCGTAGTCGATCAAATGGGTGCGGTATACAAATGAGGCCATCTTGTTCCCGGATACGAGCGATCGTTTCCTCCGGCGACAACCGCGGCGGAATCCCCTCCTTGAGAAATAAACCTGTTATTTCCCCCGCCGAGGTGTCTATCTCTTCGCCTACAATGACCTTGAAGGGGGCGATCTCCTGAAGATGCAAGGCGCCAGCGATTGTATTGTGATCCACCAGAGCGATACAGTCCAGTTCACGCTTCCGAACAACAGCGACAATCGTCGCCAGCGACATCTGGCCATCCCCAGAGAACTGGCTATGTACGTGCAGATCGGCCCTTAGCAACCGACTCTCCCCTTCCATCACCCAATCTCAAAATTACGTGGCTGACGTCCGGTAGCAGCCTCGGTGATGACCTCTACTATGCACCTGGGTGCCTCGCGAGCACGTTTAACAATGTGGCGGGCTCGCTCCAGCTGACGCATGCGCCCCAACGAGCCAGTTAACACGAACCCTCGCTCCTGCCATCGCCGCCGTAGCTCGCGCCCATCGTCGACCCGCTCAGCCCGACAGGCCTCCTTCAAACGCTGGTATACCACGCTCGTGCTAACATCAAGTTGGGCAGCAATGGTCTTGAGGGATAACCCTTCCTCTAATAAGGGCACGATATCATTGGCATCGACCGGTGCCACCCGATGCTGTGTCGCAGAGAGGTAGTCGCATTGATGGACAAGGGCTGCTTCGGGTGTCCAAGGGGATACCTTCCCCCACGTACCGTGGTGGGAGGCGATAATATGCCAGATATGATCGAGCTCCCCCAGTGTAAGAAGGATACCTGTCCGCAGCTGTATCTTTTCGAGCAAATCTATCGCCTCAGCCACAGCCTGCGTAGGCTCACTACTCATAATCTGGCTATGGGTGGTGGTTTTAGACCGCCGGGCAGCTACCTTACTCAGATCGTGCAGTAGGCTACCAACGATCACCACGGTAAGATCCATGGTGGGGAACTTCTCGCGCCACTCCGGGAAGGCCTCGAGACAAAGAAGAGCGACGTCGATCGTGTGCGCGAATACGGGCATACCCCGATCCTTGATTTCCCAAAGACTTTGCATCTGAGGGGAAGCAAATAGCTCTTCGACAAAATAGCTGAGTTCTTCGCTGGTCACACAGGGCTCCTCAGCAGGAATCCACGTATGGAAAAATTGTAACATATACTCTGGGATGCCACAAGGCGAGGAGCCCTGAGCGATATCGGCTCGACCAAAGGATTAGTCCCCTCTTCCTTGTTATGCCAGTCAGTTCCTCTTATAATGGGATAGCAGCGAGGCCCTACCTCCTCTATTGAGGAAAAAACGAGGTGCTACCCTAGGAGCATAAGGGATATGGGTTCAACGCAAGGCAAGAGGGACTGGGTATTCCCGTTCATCATCCTCCTGGGTTGTCTTGGACTGATCGTCGCTCTCTTCCTGCAAGAGTACAGCTTCCCGATCGCCTCCATCGATTTTAAAATTCTTCAACCAGCAGCCCGCCGCCTGGCCGAGCAGTTCCTTCAGGAGCGCGGCTTTGATCCCTCTGGCTATCACAGTGTAGTAAGCTTCGAAAGCAACCAGGCCGCACGCAGCTATATCGAACACCTCGCCGGTTCAGCCACCCTGAACCGCTTAGCCAAAGAGGTCTCTATCTGGTATTGGCGAGTCAGATTCTTCAAGCCTTTTCAGGCCGAGGAGTTCAACGTCTATCTCAATCCATCCTCTCGCCTCGTTGGATTCAGGCGCACCCTGTCCGAAGAACGCTCAGGTGCCAGCCTTACCACCACAGCTGCCCAACAGCTGGCCGAGCAATTCTTGCGTGAAGACCGCCATATTGACCTCACCAGCTACCACTTGATTGGCAGCAGCAGTGAGCAAAAGATAA
Proteins encoded:
- a CDS encoding PHP domain-containing protein: MEGESRLLRADLHVHSQFSGDGQMSLATIVAVVRKRELDCIALVDHNTIAGALHLQEIAPFKVIVGEEIDTSAGEITGLFLKEGIPPRLSPEETIARIREQDGLICIPHPFDRLRRSRLKETILLKMVPLIDIIEVFNSRVTLPEDNRRALSFAQRHNLLSGGGSDAHMACEIGRTYVDLPSFDTAQEFLVALSEGKVSGRTSTPLVHLATTWGKFQRKYLTPNRG
- the argS gene encoding arginine--tRNA ligase, with the protein product MIKGELVHLLRKAGERAKTTGALPDLDINDIPIECPSNPAYGDYASSLPLKLARAARLNPLSIAKILADHLPRAELVGKLEVAPPGFLNFTLSDAWLAKQVDVILEAGPDYGRIGLGRGAKIQIEFGSANPTGPLTAAFGRGGTLGDVLGNILTKAGYRVTREYYVNDAGSRMDAFNNSIYARYLQQLGQTAQMPTDGYYGHYMIDLAKEIVAEYGHSFQPLPPEQAAAELGKIAMTKILNSARSDLAALGINYDVWFSEQSLFERSLVDKTLEMLRERGYLEEREGAIWFASTAMGEDKDNVLVRSTGIPTYFATDIAYHYDKFVERGFEWVIDIWGADHQGHVPRMKAAIAALGIPEEKLRIIIHQMVTLRRGAEIVRMSKRSGDLITLGEVLDEVGADACRFFFLSRSADSQMDFDLDLAKTQSAENPVYYVQYAHARIASILRYAGERDLSDADLRLLRKEPELLLIKKMLLLPELVETIAQQLEPHLLPYYAQDLATVFHAFYKQCRVVSKDQALSKARLKLVRAAKIVLANTLNLMGIHAPDHM
- a CDS encoding GNAT family N-acetyltransferase encodes the protein MIQGEKVKLRSLEREDLDHWCRWFNDAEVMQYYPERIYPYSRADAEEFFQRVQGSQTDKVFAIETKEGLLIGNVGLHHINWPARHAELGIMIGEKDYWDKGYGTDVIKTMVRFAFEKMNLQRIYLRVADFNARAIACYKKCGFREEGRLREHTYNNGRYIDELIMGVLRTELV
- a CDS encoding HD domain-containing protein, translated to MTSEELSYFVEELFASPQMQSLWEIKDRGMPVFAHTIDVALLCLEAFPEWREKFPTMDLTVVIVGSLLHDLSKVAARRSKTTTHSQIMSSEPTQAVAEAIDLLEKIQLRTGILLTLGELDHIWHIIASHHGTWGKVSPWTPEAALVHQCDYLSATQHRVAPVDANDIVPLLEEGLSLKTIAAQLDVSTSVVYQRLKEACRAERVDDGRELRRRWQERGFVLTGSLGRMRQLERARHIVKRAREAPRCIVEVITEAATGRQPRNFEIG